Within the Pseudonocardia alni genome, the region CGAAGGGAACGGACATGGGACTCAACCGACGGCAGATGCTTCTCACGACGCTGGCTGCGGCCGGTGGCGCCGTACTGGCCGGGTGTGGCGGGGGCGGCAGGTCGGAGACCGGCACCGGTGCCGCGACGGGGAGTGCCGGATTCCCGGTGACGATCGAGGGCAAGCTCGGTGCGGCGACGATCCCGCAGGCCCCGCAGCGGGTGGTGTCCGTGGGCTACACCGACCACGACGCGATCCTCGCGCTCGGGGTGGCGCCGGTGGCGGCCCGCTACTGGTACGGCGACGAGGAGGTCGTCGTGCAGCCGTGGGCCCAGGCGGCCGCGCAGGCAGTGGGCGCGGCACCGGCGGTGCTGAACATGTCCTCCGTCGAGCCGGAGAAGATCGCAGCACAGCGCCCCGACCTGGTGATCGGCCTCTACTCCGACCTCGACGCCCAGAGCTATCCGGTGGTGAGTGCCGTCGCGCCGACCGTCGGACCGCCCCGGGGGTTCGACGACTACGGCGCACCGTGGCAGGAGTACACCCGCGAGACCGGACGGGCGCTGGGCAAGGAGGCCGAGGCCGAGAAGCTGATCACCGATCTGGAGGCCAGGTTCGTCGCCGCCCGCGACGCCGACCCGCAGTGGAAGGGGCGCTCGGTCGTCGTCGCGAGCCGCAGCGCGGACAAGATCAGCGTGTTCTCCTCGCAGGACCCCCGCTCACGGTTCTTCACCCAGCTGGGGTTCACGGTGCCGCCCCGGATCGACCAGCTGGCCGCAGGCAAGTTCTACACCGAGTTCAGCTTCGAGCAGGCGAGCGAGCTCGACCACGACCTCATCGTCTGGGATCAGCTGTCGTTCACCCCCGGCGGGAAGGCGACGGTCGTCGGGGACCCGCTGCTGTCGCGGTTGCCCGCGATGCGCGACGGGCGCACCGTGTTCCTGGAGGGGGCCACCGAGCTGGCCTTCGCCTGGCAGACCGTGCTCAGCCTCCCGTCCGTGCTCGACGCGGTCGTCCCCCAGCTGCAGCGGGCGATTCCGAAGACCTGAGCCGCCGCCGTCGGGGAGGGGCGCCCCGACCCCCGGGCCCCGCCCTGCCACGCGCTGCTCCTGCTCACCCCGACCGCCGCTCCGGGGTTGCCGTCGCGGTGGTCAGGCACGACGACGCCGGACGGCCGGGGTGAGCAGGAGCAGCACCGCGGCCGTCGTGCCGAAGGCGGCGGCGAACCCGAAAGGCTCGGCGATCGCGCCGAGCCCGGTCGCCCCCAGGCCCGTCCCGGCGTCGTAGGCGATGTTCCAGGCGGCGCTGGCCGCGCCGTAGTGCAGCGGCCCGGCGGCGGCGAACAGGGCGACCATCGCGTCGTTCTGCACCAGCCCGAACCCGGCGCCGACGACGGCCGCCCCCACCACCAG harbors:
- a CDS encoding ABC transporter substrate-binding protein, with the translated sequence MGLNRRQMLLTTLAAAGGAVLAGCGGGGRSETGTGAATGSAGFPVTIEGKLGAATIPQAPQRVVSVGYTDHDAILALGVAPVAARYWYGDEEVVVQPWAQAAAQAVGAAPAVLNMSSVEPEKIAAQRPDLVIGLYSDLDAQSYPVVSAVAPTVGPPRGFDDYGAPWQEYTRETGRALGKEAEAEKLITDLEARFVAARDADPQWKGRSVVVASRSADKISVFSSQDPRSRFFTQLGFTVPPRIDQLAAGKFYTEFSFEQASELDHDLIVWDQLSFTPGGKATVVGDPLLSRLPAMRDGRTVFLEGATELAFAWQTVLSLPSVLDAVVPQLQRAIPKT